CCTTTATCTTCTACTCCTTCTATAATTATAACATCATTGTTGGTTTTATCAGCTTCTCTTAAAAAAGCAAATAGATTTGTTGCTATTTCAAAGTAATTTTCTATGCTTCCAGAAATTAATGTATCTATCTCAGAAAAATATTTTTCATCTTCTTTAAAAGCAATAATTAAAGGATTTTTATAATTTTTAGCAAGTTGATGTATTTTTTCTATTCTATTCTCTGAATATTCTATGAGGATAGTTTTTTTGTCTGGAGCATAATGTCGGTATTTCATTCCAGGGGCTCTGGCAACATCAACTTTTGCTTTTCCATATATAAATTCAGGAATTTCTATTTTTCCAAATATTTCACGTAATTTTTCCGGAGTAATTGGTCCAGGTCTTAATAATGTTGGAATCTTCTCTGTTAAATCTATAACTGTTGATTCAAGACCAAAATCAACCTTTCCTCCATTTATTATTATATCTACTCTGCCATTTAAGTCCTCGATAACATGTTGTGGATCGGTAGGGCTGGGTTTTCCTGAAAGATTAGCGCTTGGAGCGGCTATTGGTGTGTTTGATTCTTTAATTAAAGCGCGAGCTATTGGATGTGCAGGGATTCTTACAGCAACTGTATTTCGCCCAGCTGTTACAATATCCGGTATATTTTTCTTTTTTTTCAAAACAAAGGTTATTGGACCTGGAGTGAGTATTTTTATTTTTTCAAATAAATTTTTATCTATTTCCACAAAATCCAATATATCTTTTATATCACTAAAATGAGCAATTAAAGGATTATCTGAAGGTCTTCCTTTAGCTATAAAGATATTTTTTACTGCAGTTTCGTCAAGAGCATTTGCGCCTAACCCATAAACGGTTTCTGTAGGAAAAACCACTAATTTTCCAGCTTTTATATATTCAGCTGCTTCTTTTATTTTTTCAAGCTGGAAATTTAAAGGATCTATTTCTAAAATTTTTGTTTGCATGAAATTCTCCTTTCGCCTTTAAATTTGTTTGGTATTTTAATTATATCATCTAATGATTATAATATTTATATTTTTAATATTATTTTGAATTTAGAATAAAAATATG
This is a stretch of genomic DNA from Marinitoga piezophila KA3. It encodes these proteins:
- a CDS encoding L-threonylcarbamoyladenylate synthase, whose protein sequence is MQTKILEIDPLNFQLEKIKEAAEYIKAGKLVVFPTETVYGLGANALDETAVKNIFIAKGRPSDNPLIAHFSDIKDILDFVEIDKNLFEKIKILTPGPITFVLKKKKNIPDIVTAGRNTVAVRIPAHPIARALIKESNTPIAAPSANLSGKPSPTDPQHVIEDLNGRVDIIINGGKVDFGLESTVIDLTEKIPTLLRPGPITPEKLREIFGKIEIPEFIYGKAKVDVARAPGMKYRHYAPDKKTILIEYSENRIEKIHQLAKNYKNPLIIAFKEDEKYFSEIDTLISGSIENYFEIATNLFAFLREADKTNNDVIIIEGVEDKGLGISIMNRLRKAATEIWR